A stretch of Synechococcus sp. MIT S9220 DNA encodes these proteins:
- a CDS encoding ribulose bisphosphate carboxylase small subunit gives MPFQSTVGDYKTVATLETFGFLPPMTQDEIYDQIAYIIAQGWSPLIEHVHPSNSMATYWSYWKLPFFGEKDLNVVVSELEACHRAYPDHHVRIVGYDAYTQSQGACFVVFEGR, from the coding sequence ATGCCTTTCCAGAGCACCGTGGGTGACTACAAAACAGTCGCCACCCTGGAGACCTTCGGCTTTCTTCCGCCGATGACCCAGGACGAGATCTACGACCAGATCGCCTACATCATTGCCCAGGGTTGGAGCCCGCTCATCGAGCACGTCCATCCCAGCAACTCCATGGCCACCTATTGGTCTTATTGGAAGCTGCCCTTCTTTGGTGAGAAGGACCTCAATGTTGTTGTGAGTGAGCTCGAGGCTTGCCATCGCGCCTACCCCGACCACCACGTGCGCATCGTCGGTTACGACGCTTACACCCAGAGCCAGGGTGCTTGCTTCGTGGTTTTCGAAGGACGCTGA
- a CDS encoding form I ribulose bisphosphate carboxylase large subunit — protein MSKKYDAGVKEYRDTYWTPDYVPLDTDLLACFKCTGQEGVPKEEVAAAVAAESSTGTWSTVWSELLTDLDFYKGRCYRIEDVPGDKESFYAFIAYPLDLFEEGSITNVLTSLVGNVFGFKALRHLRLEDIRFPIAFIKSCYGPPNGICVERDRMNKYGRPLLGCTIKPKLGLSGKNYGRVVYECLRGGLDFTKDDENINSQPFQRWQNRFEFVAEAIKLSEQETGERKGHYLNVTANTPEEMYERAEFAKELGMPIVMHDFITGGFTANTGLSKWCRKNGMLLHIHRAMHAVIDRHPKHGIHFRVLAKCLRLSGGDQLHTGTVVGKLEGDRQTTLGYIDQLRESFVPEDRSRGNFFDQDWGSMPGVFAVASGGIHVWHMPALVAIFGDDSVLQFGGGTHGHPWGSAAGAAANRVALEACVKARNAGREIEKESRDILMEAGKHSPELAIALETWKEIKFEFDTVDKLDVQN, from the coding sequence ATGAGCAAGAAGTACGACGCCGGGGTAAAGGAGTACAGGGACACTTACTGGACTCCTGATTACGTTCCCCTAGACACTGACCTGCTGGCCTGCTTTAAGTGCACCGGCCAGGAAGGTGTGCCCAAGGAAGAGGTTGCCGCTGCTGTGGCTGCTGAATCGTCCACGGGTACATGGTCCACCGTGTGGTCCGAGCTCCTTACCGATCTCGATTTCTACAAGGGCCGCTGCTACCGCATTGAGGATGTCCCTGGAGACAAGGAATCCTTCTATGCCTTCATCGCCTACCCCCTCGATCTGTTCGAAGAGGGTTCCATCACCAACGTTCTGACCTCATTGGTCGGTAACGTCTTCGGCTTCAAGGCTCTGCGTCACCTGCGTCTCGAGGACATTCGCTTCCCGATCGCTTTCATCAAGAGCTGCTACGGCCCCCCGAACGGTATCTGTGTCGAGCGCGACCGGATGAACAAGTACGGCCGTCCTCTGCTGGGTTGCACCATCAAGCCGAAGCTCGGCCTGAGCGGTAAGAACTACGGCCGTGTGGTCTATGAGTGCCTGCGTGGTGGTCTGGACTTCACCAAAGACGACGAGAACATCAACTCCCAGCCTTTCCAGCGTTGGCAGAACCGTTTCGAGTTCGTTGCCGAAGCCATCAAGCTGTCTGAGCAGGAGACCGGCGAGCGCAAGGGTCACTACCTCAACGTGACCGCCAACACTCCCGAGGAGATGTACGAACGCGCTGAGTTCGCCAAGGAACTCGGTATGCCGATCGTGATGCATGACTTCATCACCGGTGGCTTTACTGCCAACACCGGTCTGTCGAAGTGGTGCCGCAAAAACGGCATGTTGCTGCACATTCACCGTGCAATGCACGCGGTGATCGACCGTCATCCCAAGCACGGCATCCACTTCCGCGTTCTCGCCAAGTGTCTGCGTCTGTCTGGTGGTGACCAGCTTCACACCGGCACCGTGGTCGGCAAGCTCGAAGGTGATCGTCAGACCACCCTCGGCTACATCGACCAGCTGCGCGAATCATTCGTGCCTGAAGACCGCAGCCGCGGCAACTTCTTCGATCAGGACTGGGGTTCCATGCCTGGCGTGTTTGCAGTTGCTTCCGGTGGTATCCACGTGTGGCACATGCCTGCACTGGTGGCGATCTTCGGTGACGACTCCGTTCTGCAGTTCGGTGGTGGTACCCACGGTCACCCCTGGGGCTCCGCTGCAGGTGCTGCTGCCAACCGTGTGGCCCTCGAGGCCTGCGTCAAGGCACGCAATGCCGGTCGCGAGATCGAGAAAGAAAGCCGCGACATCCTTATGGAAGCCGGCAAGCACAGCCCTGAGCTGGCGATCGCCCTCGAGACCTGGAAGGAGATCAAGTTCGAGTTCGACACCGTCGACAAGCTCGACGTTCAGAACTGA
- a CDS encoding BMC domain-containing protein, which yields MANETMGIALGMIETRGLVPAIEAADAMTKAAEVRLIGREFVGGGYVTVLVRGETGAVNAAVRAGADACERVGDGLVAAHIIARPHREVEPALGNGNFLGQKD from the coding sequence ATGGCAAACGAAACCATGGGCATCGCTCTCGGCATGATCGAGACACGCGGCCTCGTTCCTGCGATTGAAGCGGCTGACGCCATGACCAAGGCAGCCGAAGTGCGCCTGATCGGTCGTGAGTTCGTCGGTGGCGGTTATGTCACCGTTCTGGTGCGCGGCGAAACCGGTGCTGTGAACGCTGCTGTGCGTGCTGGCGCCGATGCTTGCGAGCGCGTTGGCGACGGCCTCGTTGCTGCTCACATCATTGCCCGCCCCCACCGCGAAGTGGAGCCTGCACTGGGCAACGGCAACTTCCTTGGTCAGAAGGACTGA
- a CDS encoding non-canonical purine NTP pyrophosphatase, which produces MVLQSRSSALRTLIIASGNPQKVAEIETMLGPINVSVQRQPSDLDVEETGSTYLENARLKAIAAAARTGCWALADDSGLEVDALDGAPGLYTARLASSNEEKLSKLMQAMADVPYRSARFRSAMVLCSPDGVCDEQAEGICWGELLSAPAYPGGGIESLFWVREAGCSYGELNTSQLSKLGSRGKAARALAPGLRRRLDLD; this is translated from the coding sequence ATGGTGCTCCAATCCAGGAGCAGCGCTTTGCGCACGCTGATCATCGCCAGCGGAAATCCACAGAAGGTTGCTGAGATCGAAACGATGCTTGGCCCAATCAACGTGTCGGTGCAGCGCCAACCATCCGATCTGGATGTTGAGGAGACCGGCAGTACGTATCTGGAGAATGCACGGCTCAAGGCCATTGCCGCGGCTGCAAGAACAGGTTGCTGGGCTCTGGCGGATGATTCCGGACTTGAAGTGGATGCCCTCGATGGAGCTCCAGGGCTCTACACCGCACGGCTTGCCTCCAGTAATGAGGAAAAACTCTCCAAGCTCATGCAGGCGATGGCGGACGTGCCTTATCGCAGTGCCCGCTTCAGAAGCGCCATGGTGCTCTGCTCACCCGATGGAGTCTGCGATGAGCAGGCGGAAGGGATCTGCTGGGGTGAGCTTCTGTCTGCACCGGCCTATCCAGGAGGCGGGATTGAATCGTTGTTCTGGGTGCGCGAGGCCGGCTGCAGTTATGGAGAACTGAACACCTCCCAGCTGTCCAAACTTGGGAGTCGAGGCAAGGCCGCGCGCGCTCTGGCACCAGGTCTGCGCAGAAGACTGGACCTGGACTGA
- a CDS encoding BMC domain-containing protein, which produces MNRLAGFDARERRVGGSALVTGTEVNPSVSGASCVVTTDSESSRLSRKNSLVQSIELRTHVFIDSLQPQLAAYMGTVSQGFLPIPGDACLWMEVSPGMAVHRVTDIALKASNVRLGQMVVERAFGSMALYHRDQSTVLHSGDVVLEAIGSSVDQRTPAEVSWTEVIRAITPDHAVLINRQNRRGSMIEAGMSMFILETEPAGYVLIAANEAEKASNITLVDVKAVGAFGRLTLAGREGDVEEAAAAAMRAIDLVNRRAARS; this is translated from the coding sequence ATGAATCGTCTCGCCGGCTTCGACGCCAGAGAGCGGCGGGTTGGCGGAAGCGCTCTCGTCACTGGTACGGAGGTTAATCCCTCTGTCAGCGGAGCGAGCTGCGTTGTTACGACTGACTCGGAGTCGTCTCGGCTCAGTCGGAAAAACAGTCTTGTGCAGTCAATCGAGCTGCGCACCCATGTGTTTATCGATTCACTGCAGCCACAGTTGGCCGCCTACATGGGAACGGTGAGTCAGGGTTTTTTGCCGATTCCAGGGGATGCCTGCCTATGGATGGAGGTTTCGCCTGGTATGGCTGTTCATCGGGTGACCGACATTGCTTTGAAGGCCAGCAATGTTCGCCTCGGACAGATGGTGGTGGAAAGAGCCTTCGGTTCGATGGCCCTGTATCACCGAGACCAGAGCACAGTGCTCCATTCCGGTGATGTTGTGCTGGAGGCCATTGGCAGCTCGGTTGACCAGCGAACACCCGCTGAGGTGAGTTGGACTGAAGTGATTCGTGCGATCACTCCAGATCATGCTGTCTTGATCAACCGTCAGAACCGGCGTGGTTCGATGATCGAGGCAGGAATGAGCATGTTCATCCTGGAGACCGAGCCTGCTGGTTACGTCTTGATTGCCGCGAATGAAGCGGAGAAGGCATCCAATATCACGCTTGTCGATGTGAAGGCCGTGGGAGCTTTCGGACGTCTCACGCTCGCTGGACGGGAGGGTGATGTGGAGGAGGCCGCGGCTGCAGCCATGCGTGCGATTGATTTGGTGAATCGACGCGCCGCGCGGAGCTGA
- a CDS encoding ferredoxin:protochlorophyllide reductase (ATP-dependent) subunit N, which produces MGANLRKESGPREVFCGLTSIVWLHRRMPDAFFLVVGSRTCAHLIQSAAGVMIFAEPRFGTAILNERDLAGLADAHDELDRVARELLARRPEIRTLFLVGSCPSEVIKLDLARASERLNEELQGRVRVVNYSGSGIETTFTEGEDGALSALVPFLPSTDKRQLLLAGTLADAVEDRLVHLFARLGIETVCSLPPRQSTELPGVGPGTTVLLTQPFLSNTARLLKERGAKVLSSPFPLGAEGSRRWMETACRDFNLPGDRVAAVLDPLEERARMALAPHRAELTGKRIVLLPESQLEIPLARFLQRECGMELVEVGTPYLNREQMAPELELLPEGTDVTEGQHVEQQLDRVRDQHPDLVVCGMGLANPLEAEGITTKWSIELVFSPIHGIDQAGDLAELFSRPLRRRQLIHPALHPQTSNPSIHA; this is translated from the coding sequence ATGGGCGCCAATCTGCGTAAGGAATCTGGACCCCGGGAGGTGTTCTGTGGGCTGACATCGATCGTCTGGCTGCATCGACGCATGCCCGATGCCTTTTTTCTGGTGGTGGGGTCGCGCACCTGCGCCCATCTCATCCAGAGCGCAGCGGGCGTGATGATCTTTGCTGAGCCCAGATTCGGCACAGCCATCCTCAATGAACGAGACCTGGCAGGCCTGGCTGATGCCCACGACGAACTGGACCGTGTGGCTCGTGAGTTGCTGGCACGACGCCCCGAGATCCGCACTCTCTTCCTCGTGGGTTCCTGCCCAAGCGAGGTGATCAAGCTCGATCTTGCCCGCGCCTCCGAACGCCTCAACGAGGAATTACAAGGCAGGGTTCGTGTGGTGAACTACTCCGGAAGCGGAATCGAAACCACATTCACAGAGGGAGAGGACGGCGCCCTGTCAGCCCTGGTGCCCTTTCTGCCGAGCACCGACAAGCGCCAGCTTCTGCTTGCGGGAACCCTGGCTGATGCGGTGGAGGACCGCTTGGTTCACCTGTTCGCCCGTCTCGGAATTGAGACTGTGTGCAGTCTTCCACCAAGACAGTCCACGGAATTGCCAGGTGTGGGTCCAGGAACCACCGTGCTGCTCACCCAGCCCTTTCTGAGCAACACCGCACGCTTGCTGAAGGAACGGGGCGCCAAGGTGCTGAGTTCACCGTTTCCGCTCGGGGCGGAGGGCAGCCGCCGATGGATGGAGACAGCCTGCAGGGATTTCAACCTGCCTGGAGATCGGGTTGCTGCAGTGCTGGATCCTCTGGAAGAGAGAGCGCGCATGGCGCTTGCACCCCACAGGGCGGAACTCACTGGGAAACGCATCGTGCTGCTGCCGGAATCGCAGCTTGAAATCCCCCTTGCACGCTTTCTGCAGCGCGAGTGCGGCATGGAATTGGTGGAGGTCGGCACGCCTTATCTCAACCGCGAACAGATGGCGCCGGAACTGGAACTGCTGCCGGAGGGCACCGACGTGACGGAGGGTCAGCACGTGGAGCAGCAGCTCGACCGTGTTCGCGATCAGCACCCGGATCTTGTGGTGTGCGGGATGGGACTGGCCAACCCCTTGGAAGCGGAAGGCATCACCACCAAATGGTCGATCGAACTCGTGTTCAGCCCGATCCACGGCATCGATCAAGCCGGAGATCTGGCCGAATTGTTCTCACGCCCGTTACGCAGGAGGCAACTCATCCATCCAGCACTGCATCCACAGACCTCGAATCCTTCCATCCACGCCTGA
- a CDS encoding ferredoxin:protochlorophyllide reductase (ATP-dependent) subunit B, translating into MQLTLWTYEGPPHVGAMRIAASMRGVHYVLHAPQGDTYADLLFTMIERRGQRPPVTYTTFQARDLGGDTAELVKRTVREAAERFRPDALLVGESCTAELIQDQPGALAQGMGLSMPVVTLELPAYSKKENWGAAETLYQLVRNLLKPQVPDQPQHDPKAWMAVGRRPRVNLIGPSLLGFRCRDDVLEIQRLLTVHGIDVGVVAPLGAEVSDIQRIPQADLNVCLYPEIAESSCSWLERSFGMPFTRTVPIGVGATHDFLVELHTLLGMDPPTGEEGYRCSRLPWYSESVDSTYLTGKRVFIFGDGCHALAAARICSEELGFKVVGLGTYSREMARSVRAAAKELGLEALISDDYLEVEAAMADAAPELVLGTQMERHSAKRLGIPCAVISTPMHVQDVPARNSPQMGWEGANVIFDAWVHPLMMGLEEHLIGMFRHDFEFVDGHQSHLGHRGGTDQAAEEHSPSPVVMSHEEQGPVWTADGEAELKKIPFFVRGKVRRNTETYARQEGRLEISSETLYDAKAHYKA; encoded by the coding sequence ATGCAACTGACGCTCTGGACGTACGAAGGACCACCGCATGTGGGGGCCATGCGCATCGCCGCCTCGATGCGCGGCGTGCACTACGTGCTGCATGCGCCTCAAGGTGACACCTATGCCGACCTTCTGTTCACGATGATCGAACGGCGCGGGCAGCGCCCACCGGTGACTTACACCACCTTTCAGGCACGCGACCTGGGAGGCGACACAGCCGAACTGGTGAAGCGCACAGTGCGTGAAGCGGCAGAACGTTTCCGTCCGGATGCACTGCTGGTGGGTGAAAGCTGCACCGCTGAACTGATTCAGGATCAACCGGGCGCCCTGGCTCAGGGCATGGGACTGAGCATGCCCGTTGTAACCCTGGAACTACCCGCGTACAGCAAAAAGGAGAACTGGGGAGCGGCAGAAACGCTTTACCAGCTTGTGCGCAATCTGCTGAAGCCCCAGGTACCTGATCAGCCGCAGCATGATCCCAAGGCCTGGATGGCCGTCGGCCGGCGACCTCGGGTCAATCTGATCGGTCCGTCCCTGCTGGGATTTCGATGCCGTGATGACGTGCTCGAAATCCAGAGACTGCTCACCGTGCATGGCATCGATGTCGGAGTGGTCGCACCGCTGGGAGCGGAGGTCAGCGATATCCAGCGAATCCCCCAGGCAGATCTGAATGTGTGCCTCTATCCGGAGATCGCCGAATCGAGCTGCAGCTGGCTTGAACGCAGCTTCGGAATGCCCTTCACACGCACGGTGCCAATCGGCGTCGGTGCCACCCACGACTTCCTGGTGGAGTTGCACACGCTGCTGGGGATGGATCCACCCACAGGAGAGGAAGGTTATCGCTGTTCAAGGCTTCCCTGGTATTCGGAATCCGTTGATTCCACCTACCTCACAGGTAAGCGGGTGTTCATTTTTGGCGACGGCTGTCACGCCCTTGCGGCAGCTCGCATCTGCAGTGAGGAGCTTGGATTCAAAGTGGTTGGCCTTGGCACCTACAGCCGCGAGATGGCGCGGTCGGTCCGAGCGGCTGCCAAGGAGCTTGGCCTTGAAGCCCTGATCAGCGATGACTATCTGGAGGTCGAGGCGGCCATGGCCGACGCCGCTCCCGAGCTGGTGCTTGGAACCCAGATGGAACGACACAGCGCCAAGCGATTGGGAATCCCTTGCGCCGTGATCAGCACGCCGATGCATGTGCAGGACGTTCCTGCTCGCAACAGCCCTCAGATGGGATGGGAAGGCGCCAACGTGATTTTCGACGCCTGGGTGCATCCGCTGATGATGGGCCTTGAGGAACATCTGATCGGCATGTTCCGCCATGACTTTGAGTTTGTGGACGGACATCAGAGCCACCTGGGTCATCGCGGCGGGACAGATCAAGCCGCCGAAGAGCACAGCCCATCCCCCGTGGTCATGAGCCATGAAGAGCAAGGCCCGGTGTGGACTGCCGACGGCGAGGCGGAACTGAAAAAAATTCCCTTCTTTGTGCGTGGCAAGGTGCGCCGAAACACCGAAACCTATGCACGCCAGGAGGGGCGCCTGGAGATCAGCAGCGAAACGCTCTATGACGCAAAAGCCCACTACAAGGCATGA
- the bchL gene encoding ferredoxin:protochlorophyllide reductase (ATP-dependent) iron-sulfur ATP-binding protein, which produces MTTTLTRPADGEGSVQVLQDPSLNIQEETLVIAVYGKGGIGKSTTSSNLSAAFSKLGKRVLQIGCDPKHDSTFTLTHKMVPTVIDILEEVDFHSEELRPEDFVFTGFNGVQCVESGGPPAGTGCGGYVTGQTVKLLKEHHLLEDTDVVIFDVLGDVVCGGFAAPLQHANYCLIVTANDFDSIFAMNRIVQAIQAKAKNYKVRLGGVVANRSADTDQIDKFNERTGLRTMAHFKDVDAIRRSRLKKCTIFEMDDDDEAVQACRQEYLNLAQNMLDKVEPLEAVSLKDREIFDLLGFD; this is translated from the coding sequence ATGACCACGACCCTGACGCGGCCAGCTGACGGAGAAGGCAGTGTGCAGGTCCTTCAGGACCCGTCGCTGAACATCCAGGAGGAGACCCTGGTGATTGCCGTTTACGGCAAGGGCGGGATCGGCAAATCCACCACCTCCTCCAATCTTTCAGCCGCCTTCTCAAAACTGGGCAAACGGGTGCTGCAGATCGGCTGCGACCCGAAACATGACAGCACCTTCACGCTCACGCACAAGATGGTGCCAACGGTGATTGACATCCTTGAGGAGGTGGACTTCCACAGCGAAGAGCTACGGCCCGAGGATTTCGTGTTCACCGGATTCAACGGCGTGCAGTGCGTTGAGAGTGGCGGCCCACCGGCAGGCACGGGCTGCGGTGGCTATGTCACGGGGCAAACCGTGAAACTCCTTAAGGAGCACCATCTGCTGGAAGACACCGATGTGGTGATTTTCGATGTGCTCGGGGATGTGGTTTGCGGGGGATTTGCTGCACCGCTGCAGCATGCGAACTACTGCCTAATCGTGACCGCCAATGATTTCGATTCGATCTTTGCGATGAATCGGATCGTCCAGGCGATCCAGGCCAAAGCCAAGAACTACAAAGTGCGGCTGGGAGGTGTTGTCGCCAACCGATCGGCAGACACCGATCAGATCGATAAGTTCAATGAGCGCACTGGTCTGCGAACCATGGCTCACTTCAAGGATGTGGATGCCATTCGCCGCTCCCGCCTGAAGAAGTGCACCATCTTTGAGATGGACGACGACGACGAGGCAGTGCAAGCCTGTCGACAGGAATATCTCAACCTTGCACAGAACATGCTCGACAAGGTCGAACCCCTCGAAGCCGTCTCATTGAAGGATCGCGAAATCTTCGACCTGCTTGGATTTGACTGA
- a CDS encoding protochlorophyllide reductase: MPVPGTVLITGTTSGVGLNATCALVQQGWTVITANRSPQRAAAAADELDLPTERLKHVLMDLGDLASVRQAVEGLPDQIDALVCNAAVYKPKLKQPERSPQGYEISMATNHFGHFLLIQLLMQRLRASTHPSRRVVILGTVTANSKELGGKIPIPAPADLGDLSGFEAGFKDPVSMASGKSFKPGKAYKDSKLCNMITTQELHRRFHAETGISFTSLYPGCVADTPLFRNAPRLFRKIFPWFQKNITGGYVSQPLAGDRVAQVVADPDFAESGVHWSWGNRQKKNGQQFSQDLSDKVTDSQTASRVWELSMGLVGLGART; this comes from the coding sequence ATGCCCGTTCCAGGCACTGTTCTGATCACCGGAACCACATCCGGGGTCGGTCTGAATGCCACATGTGCTCTTGTGCAACAGGGCTGGACTGTGATCACGGCCAACCGTTCTCCTCAGCGTGCCGCCGCCGCTGCCGATGAGCTCGACCTGCCCACTGAGCGGTTGAAGCACGTGCTGATGGATCTTGGTGATCTGGCGAGTGTCCGCCAGGCGGTGGAGGGACTGCCCGACCAGATCGATGCCTTGGTCTGCAACGCTGCCGTCTACAAGCCGAAGCTGAAACAGCCAGAACGCTCACCCCAGGGTTATGAGATCTCGATGGCCACCAATCACTTCGGCCATTTCTTGCTGATTCAGTTGCTGATGCAGCGTCTCAGGGCCTCGACACACCCCTCTCGCCGTGTGGTGATTCTTGGCACGGTCACTGCGAATTCTAAGGAGCTTGGAGGCAAAATTCCGATTCCTGCTCCTGCCGATCTCGGTGATCTCTCCGGCTTTGAGGCCGGTTTCAAAGATCCTGTTTCGATGGCCAGCGGCAAGTCCTTCAAGCCCGGGAAGGCTTACAAGGACAGCAAGCTCTGCAACATGATTACCACGCAGGAACTGCACCGGCGCTTTCACGCCGAAACCGGCATCAGTTTCACCTCGCTCTACCCAGGGTGTGTTGCCGACACTCCGCTCTTCCGCAACGCCCCAAGGCTGTTCAGAAAAATCTTTCCTTGGTTTCAGAAGAACATCACCGGTGGCTATGTCTCCCAGCCGCTGGCGGGTGATCGTGTTGCCCAGGTGGTTGCTGATCCAGATTTTGCAGAATCTGGGGTGCATTGGAGCTGGGGCAACCGTCAGAAGAAAAACGGACAGCAGTTCAGTCAGGACTTGTCCGACAAGGTCACCGACTCCCAGACCGCCAGCAGGGTCTGGGAGCTGTCGATGGGGTTGGTCGGGCTGGGCGCCAGAACCTAA
- the psaM gene encoding photosystem I reaction center subunit XII, with translation MVSTLTQAEIFIALVVAAHAGILAIRLCVSLYRA, from the coding sequence ATGGTCAGCACCCTTACCCAGGCCGAAATCTTCATCGCTCTCGTGGTGGCTGCTCACGCCGGTATCCTCGCGATCCGCCTTTGCGTGAGCCTCTATCGCGCCTGA
- a CDS encoding CRR6 family NdhI maturation factor, with product MEALSPDSLVTIDAKAIRTLNLQALSAWMERPLQELLDAGAVLELRYDWPREVNDPRELSECPEPRLWALRADAHYPWLPLLLDRTGGSLAQHVAMLVPHDFSPSEGIRFDPQALEIWITHRLMLLDQHGADAGIPGHQRGNLSLMAASLGFELDGGFWELLDQAR from the coding sequence ATGGAAGCCTTGAGTCCTGATTCCCTGGTGACGATTGACGCAAAAGCGATCAGGACACTGAACCTGCAGGCGCTTTCAGCCTGGATGGAACGCCCTCTTCAGGAGCTGCTCGATGCCGGAGCTGTCTTGGAATTGCGTTACGACTGGCCCCGTGAGGTCAATGACCCAAGAGAGCTGAGCGAATGTCCTGAACCTCGGCTGTGGGCTCTGCGTGCAGACGCGCACTACCCCTGGCTGCCTTTGTTGCTGGATCGGACCGGCGGAAGCCTGGCTCAACATGTGGCGATGTTGGTTCCCCACGATTTCAGCCCCAGCGAAGGCATCCGTTTCGACCCCCAGGCCCTTGAGATCTGGATCACTCACCGGCTGATGCTTCTAGATCAGCATGGGGCAGATGCGGGGATTCCTGGACATCAACGCGGCAATCTTTCCTTGATGGCGGCAAGCCTTGGCTTCGAGTTGGATGGGGGGTTCTGGGAGCTGCTGGACCAGGCGCGATGA
- a CDS encoding sulfite exporter TauE/SafE family protein, whose translation MAAMTLADVLLAVPLGLLAGALAGLLGIGGGLIFAPLLLWMGLSPHQALATSTFAIVPTAIGGSYTHWRSRSLPLKPAMVIGLTAFATAMIFSRLGGLVAGWHLLALQALLYLVLAGSIRADREASQPSDGQGPSPWGLSAVGAVAGLSGGLLGLGGGLLMVPLMVSGLSMPIRQAIRLSTLAVACSASAASLQFLQEGRGLASMGLLLGGVAAVSAQWTASRLDRVRPGMLAWLLRLLALVLAIDSGRRAIALALSLN comes from the coding sequence ATGGCGGCGATGACATTGGCGGATGTGCTGTTGGCCGTGCCATTGGGACTCCTGGCAGGAGCTCTGGCCGGTCTGCTGGGAATCGGTGGTGGTCTGATCTTCGCGCCTCTTCTGCTCTGGATGGGGCTCAGCCCCCACCAAGCGCTGGCAACGAGCACGTTTGCCATCGTGCCGACGGCGATCGGCGGCAGTTACACCCATTGGCGGAGCCGTTCCTTGCCGCTGAAACCTGCCATGGTGATTGGCCTGACGGCTTTTGCGACTGCAATGATCTTCAGTCGTCTGGGTGGTCTGGTTGCCGGCTGGCACCTCTTGGCTCTGCAGGCCTTGCTGTATCTGGTGTTGGCCGGCTCAATCCGAGCCGATCGTGAAGCATCTCAGCCGAGTGATGGGCAGGGTCCATCTCCCTGGGGGTTGTCTGCGGTCGGTGCTGTGGCGGGTCTGTCCGGAGGACTGCTTGGACTGGGCGGAGGGCTGTTGATGGTGCCCCTGATGGTGAGTGGACTGTCGATGCCCATCCGTCAGGCGATTCGACTGAGTACGTTGGCCGTGGCCTGTTCGGCCAGTGCAGCCTCGCTCCAGTTTCTGCAGGAGGGCCGGGGACTGGCTTCGATGGGGTTGCTGCTCGGAGGCGTTGCTGCTGTTTCGGCCCAGTGGACCGCATCCCGCCTGGATCGGGTCAGGCCGGGAATGCTGGCCTGGCTCTTACGGCTTCTGGCATTGGTGCTAGCCATCGACAGCGGTCGCAGGGCCATCGCCCTCGCGCTCTCCCTGAACTGA
- a CDS encoding lipoate--protein ligase family protein, translated as MTLPASCRSEHSRHSRLLPNLTLNGAEHMALDALLLEQCWTRGQKQPVLRFYGWSRPSLSLGRHQRDIPEPWRNLARTGELDLLRRPSGGGAVLHAGGLTYALVWPEAPRQKREAYLQVNHWLTAGFAKLGVSLNPGVAPAEAGAVNCFARSTAADLVDSQGTKRIGSAQFWQHGHLLQHGEIPLNSPADLWRTVFGTDPPQWRPAAPDASAVETALISSFSEGLSNYDWTDQPLSSEECTLMQQGAERYRLDASAL; from the coding sequence ATGACGCTGCCAGCATCCTGCCGGTCCGAGCACTCACGCCACAGTCGCCTGCTGCCCAATCTCACGCTCAACGGCGCCGAACATATGGCCTTGGATGCCCTGCTGCTTGAGCAGTGCTGGACAAGGGGGCAGAAGCAACCGGTGCTGCGCTTCTACGGTTGGAGCCGGCCATCCCTCTCCCTGGGCAGGCATCAACGGGACATTCCAGAGCCTTGGCGAAACCTTGCCAGGACAGGTGAGCTGGATCTGCTACGCCGCCCTAGTGGTGGCGGTGCCGTGCTCCATGCCGGTGGTCTGACCTACGCACTGGTGTGGCCTGAAGCACCGCGACAGAAGCGGGAGGCTTATCTGCAGGTGAACCACTGGCTCACCGCAGGCTTCGCAAAACTGGGCGTCAGTCTCAATCCAGGCGTCGCCCCTGCAGAGGCCGGCGCCGTGAACTGCTTCGCCCGTTCCACAGCGGCCGACCTTGTCGACAGTCAGGGAACCAAACGCATTGGCAGTGCCCAGTTCTGGCAGCACGGCCATCTTCTGCAGCACGGTGAAATCCCTCTCAACTCACCGGCGGATCTCTGGCGAACCGTGTTCGGAACCGACCCTCCGCAATGGAGGCCAGCCGCGCCCGATGCCTCGGCAGTCGAAACGGCGCTGATCTCCAGTTTCAGCGAGGGGCTGTCAAATTACGACTGGACTGATCAGCCCCTGAGCAGCGAAGAATGCACCTTGATGCAGCAAGGTGCTGAGCGTTATCGACTGGATGCTTCAGCACTTTGA